A section of the Aricia agestis chromosome 4, ilAriAges1.1, whole genome shotgun sequence genome encodes:
- the LOC121726680 gene encoding uncharacterized protein LOC121726680 yields the protein MALKHCLYYTLVVLVTVSSSAALFFPSDTAIGVRKASRWNIPWLGIGVWCNGCPPRGCEDDEAIIHGYCCGCAYNSDNLPVLCPEFLQCPLNLHGLCHDYEYMMRCCC from the exons ATGGCCCTAAAACactgtttatattatactttagtcGTATTAGTAACAGTGAGTTCGTCAGCGGCGTTATTTTTTCCATCTGATACTGCGATTGGTGTAAGGAAAGCCTCAAGAT GGAACATACCATGGCTCGGCATAGGAGTTTGGTGCAATGGCTGCCCCCCGAGGGGCTGTGAAGACGACGAGGCTATTATACACGGGTACTGCTGTGGATGTGCTTATAATTcag aTAATCTCCCAGTTCTGTGTCCTGAATTTCTACAATGTCCACTAAATTTACATGGTCTGTGCCACGATTACGAGTACATGATGAGGTGTTGTTGCTGA